Below is a window of Streptomyces sp. WMMB303 DNA.
TCCTCGCCGTGCACGAGCCGGTGCTGCGCCGCTGGGAGCGCCGCAGCCGGGTGCCCGCTGAGGCCGCTTACCGGGACTATCTGCTCGCGTTGGACGCCTGGCGGCGGCTCCCGTACGCCGATCCGGGCCTGCCGTCGGCGCTGCTGCCCGCGCGGTGGCCGGGTGAGCGGTCGGCGAAGGTGTTCGCCGGGCTGCACGCGAAGCTGCGTGACGCGGGGTACGGGTATGTGCGCGAGGTGTACGCGGAGACGCCGGGCCGCTGAGGTGCCGGGGCGCGCCGGGGTGCCGCCGGGGACGGTGAGCAGCGGCCGGGGCCGCACCGGGATGCGCCCGGGGCTGCGGACCGCGGGCTCAGCGGCCTCCGTCGTCCCACGGGCCGCGGTCGTCTCCGGTCTCGCCGGTCCACCGGTCGTCGGGCGGCGGGTCGCCCTCGGCCGGCTCGTCCCACCAGCGGTCGTCGGGCTCCCGGCGGTTGCCCACGATGGCGGCGAGCGGCGGGAGGACCATGGCGACGGCGCACATGGCGACGGCGGCCGGCACCGACCACAGCCGTACGAAGGCCCAGGCGCTGATGAACAGCACCAGGCAGATGGCCATCAGCGTGAAGTACCGCCGCCGCCTCCGTGCGTACATACTTCCAGCGTACGGCGGCGCGTGGGGCCCGTCAGGCGGAGCGGACGGCGAAGCGCAGGGCGAGTTTCTCCAGCGCGTCGGCGGTGGCCTCCGGGTCGGTGAGCGGGCTCAGATGGTGCGCGGTGCGCCGCAGCACCCGGTGCCCGAGGGCCTCCACCCGCATCGCGGTCTCCTCGTAGCGGGGACTGAGTCGCAGATAGGCCGTCCGGGCGGGGTCCGGGTCCGGGACGGCGGCCGGGGCGGGCTCCTGGAAGTAGGCGAGCGGCAGCCGCGGGAGGCCGGCGCGGAACCGTTCGCGCAGCGCCGGATCGGGTACCGCGTCGATCAGGTCCTGCTCGGCGAAGCAGATGTCCCAGGGCGGCAGCACACCGTCCTCGGCCAGCTCGCGCAGCCGTGCGGCCTGCTCCGGCGGGAGGGCTGCCAGCCCGCTCCGCCCCGGGAGCGGCCACGGCGCGTCCACGTAGACCGTGCCGGCCACGGTGCGCGGCCGGCGGTGCCTGCCGGTGAGCAGTTCGCGGAGCGCGGGCAGCAGGGCACCTGCGGCGCTGTGCCCGGCCAGGACGACGGGGGCGCCGGTGCCGCTGCCCGGCGCGGCGAGCTGGCGGGCCACGGCGTCGAGCAGTTCGGGGTAGTAGGGTCCCGCGGCGTCGAAGGCCGCGGTCAGCGAGGGAACGCTCACCGTGCGGCCCCGTACCCGCAGCGCCCCGGCGACGGGTTGCCAGAAGAGGTCTCCGGCCAGCGGATCGTGCACCAGCACCAGTTCGGCCTGGTTCAGAGCGGGCACATTCCTCCCCTTTCCGGCTTCGGCGGGCGTGCGCGCCGGCTCGCCCGTCCGCGCCCCGGAGGCACCTTCCCCAGAGGCGGGGGATCGCGAACGGACCGCTCAGCCTAGACCCGTACGGGCCGGCGGGGCCTGGGGATTACTACATACCGCGCAGAATGTAGTGGCAGGGGCTACAGCGACAGGCGGGGCTTCGGCGCATCGGTGCGGCCGGTGGGGGGCCTGCGGCTGCCGGCCCGGTACGGCTCGGGCCACGGTGCGCCCGGCCCCTCGTACTCCTGCTCGGCCGCCGCGTGCAGCGTCCAGTGCGGGTCGTACAGATGCGGCCGGGCCAGCGCGCACAGGTCCGCGCGCCCGGCGAGGAGCAGGGAGTTGACGTCGTCCCAGGAGGAGACGGCACCGACGGCGATGACCGGGATGCCCAGCCGGTTGCGGATGCGGTCGGCGAACGGGGTCTGATAGGAGCGGCCCAGCGCGGGGCGCTCGTCGGCGACGACCTGTCCGGTGGAAACGTCGATGGCGTCCGCGCCGTGCTCGGCGAAGGCGGCCGCGATCCGGACCGCGTCCTCTCCCGTGGTCCCGCCCGGCGCCCAGTCGGTGGCGGATATCCGCACCGTCATGGGGCGTTCGGCGGGCCAGACCTCGCGCACCGCGTCGAAGACCTCCAGCGGGTAGCGCAGCCGCGCCGCCAGCGGGCCGCCGTAGCCGTCGGTGCGCCGGTTGGTCAGCGGGGAGAGGAAGCCGGAGAGCAGGTAGCCGTGTGCGCAGTGCAGCTCCAGCAGGTCGAAGCCCGCGCGGGCTCCGCGTCGTGCCGCGGCGGTGAACTCCTCCCGGATGGCGGCCATCCCGGCGGGGGTCAGCTCCTGCGGGGTCTGGTTGGCGCCGGGCCGGTAGGGCAGCGGGGAGGCGGCGACCAGCGGCCAGTTGCCCTCGGGCAGCGGTTCGTCGATGCCCTCCCACATGCGTCTGGTGGAGCCCTTGCGCCCGGAGTGGCCGAGTTGCAGACCGAGCGCGGCGGTCGGGGACTGGCCGTGCACGAAGGCGGCGATCCGCCGCCAGGCCGCCTCCTGTTCGTCGTTCCACAGCCCCGCGCAGCCCGGCGTGATGCGGCCCGATTCCGAGACGCACACCATTTCGGTCATGGTCAGCCCGGCTCCGCCCAGGGCCCGCGCGCCCAGGTGGACGAGGTGGAAGTCGCCGGGCACGCCGTGCTCGGACCTGTACATGTCCATCGGGGAGACGACGACGCGGTTGCGCAGTTCCAGTCCGCGCAGCCGGAAGGGGGTGAACATGGGCGGAGTACCCGGCGGGATCCCCGCCTCCCGTTCCGTCGCGGCGACGAAGGCGGGGTCGCGCAGCCGCAGGTTGGCGTGGGTGACACGGCGGCTGCGGGTCAGCAGGTTGAAGGCGAACCGGTGCGGGGGCTGCGCGACATGGTCGGCCAGCTCCTCGAACCAGGTCAGACTGGCGTGCGCGGCGCGCTGGGTGGAGCGCACGACCGGCTTGCGCTCGGCCTCGTAGGCGGCCAGCGCGGCGGGGAGGTCGGGCTCCTCGTGCAGACAGGCCGCGAGCGCCAGGGCGTCCTCGACGGCGAGTTTGGTGCCCGAGCCGATGGAGAAGTGCGCCGTGTGCGCGGCGTCGCCGAGCAGCACGATGTTCCCGTGCGACCAGTGCTCGTTGACGACGGTGCGGAAGGCGGTCCACCGCGAGCGGTTGCCGTGCAGCGTCCGCCCGCGCAGCGTCCCGGGGAACAGCGCGGCGCACCGGTCGGCCGCGGCGCGCTCGTCCAGCCGGTCCAGCCCCGCCGCCCGCCACACCTCCTCGCGGGCCTCGACCACGGCGGTCGAGCGGTCCGGCGCATAGGGGTAGGCGTGGAGCTGGAGGATGCCGTGCGGGGTCTCGGCGATCTCGAAGCGGAAGGCGTCCGGCGCGAAGTCGGCGGACAGCCAGATGTACCGGCAGCGGTGGGTGGTCAGCGCGGGCCGGAAGACGTCGGCGTGCGCGGCCCGGGTGGCACTGTGCACCCCGTCGGCGGCGACGACCAGGTCGTGGTCGCGGGCCAGTTGGGCGGCCGGGGGCGCCTGGGTGCGGAAGCGCAGCACCACGCCGAGCCCGCGGCACCGCTCGTGCAGCACCGACAGGAGCGTGCGGCGGCCGAGTGCCGCGAAGCCGTGCCCGCCGGAGGTGAGGGTCCGGCCGCGGTGGACGACCTCGATCGCGTCCCACCGCACGAGATGTTCGCCCAGGGTGGCGAAGACCTCCGGGTCGGCGTTCTCGATCCCGCCGACGGTCTCGTCGGAGAGGACGACGCCGAAGCCGAACGTCTCGCCCGGGGCGTCGCGTTCGTAGACGGTGACCTCGCGCGCCGGGTCGAGCCGCTTGAGCAGCAGCGCGGCGTACAGTCCGCCCGGACCGCCGCCGATGACGGCCACGCGCAGCGCCCGCCTTCCCGGAGGTGGCGCCGGGTGCGCCGCGGTCACGGCCTGCTCACCGGCCCCGCCAGGACGGCGGGCGCTTCTCGGTGAAGGCCGCGTGGAACTCCTGGTAGTCCTCGCCGTGCATCAGCAGTGCCTGGGTGGCGGCGTCCAGTTCGACGGCGCCGGACAGCGGGAGGTCCAGCTCGGCGGTGAGCAGCGCCTTGGTCTGCGCGTGGGCGAGCGCGGGGCCGTCCGCGAGCCGCCGGGCCAGGGCGTCCGCGGCCGCCCCTGCCTCGCCTTCCTCGACCAACTGGCTGAGCAGCCCGATCCGTTCCGCCTCCGGTGCCCGTACCGGCTCCCCCAGCATCAGGATGCGGGTGGCGTGGCCGAGCCCGACCACCCGGGGCAGCAGATAGGCAGCGCCCATGTCGCCGCCGGAGAGGCCGACGCGGGTGAAGAGGAAGGCGAACCGCGCGGTGGGGTCGGCCACCCGGAAGTCCGCCGCGAGCGCGAGTACCGCGCCCGCGCCCGCCGCCACCCCGTGCAGGGCCGCCACGACAGGGAACGGCGCCTCCCGCAGGGCGCGGACGACCTGGCCGGTCATCCGGTTGAACTCCAGCAGTCGGGCGGTGTCCATCCGCAGTGTGGCGCCGATGATCTCGTCCACGTCGCCGCCCGAGCAGAAGCCGCGCCCCTCGCCGGCCAGTACCAGGGCCCGGGTGCGGTCGCGGTGCGACAGTTCGGCGAGCAGGTCGCGGAGGTCGGCGTACGCCTCGAAGGTGAGTGCGTTCAGCTTCTCCGGCCGGTCGAGCGTCACGGTGGTGACGCCCTTCTCCTCGGCGACCCGCAGATGCCGCCACTCCTCGGTGCGCTGCGCAGATCCGGTGAACGGGCTCATCGCGCGGCCTCCGTCGCTCCGTCGGCAAACCGTCGGCCCGCCGCCAGTTCGGGCGGGCCGGCCACCGCGTCGAACGTATCACTGGAATCTGACTGCCGTCACGAGTGCGCGATAGACAGGGCGGACCCGGGGGCCGGAACCCATGGCCGCCGCAGCGCTCTCCGCCGTCGCCTGTCATCCGATCGGGGGAGCGCGCAGGTGCGGGAACGGTTCGCCTCGCGGGGGCGTGCATACGGTCCCCGACATGCGAGCGGCAGAGCACGGCGGCGGAACTGCCGCCACCCTGGACAGCCGTGCGGACGGCACCGACGGTCCCGCGGACGACTCCGGCCACCCCGTCGGCGACCCCGGCGGGCCCGGCGGCACCGCGGGCCTTCCCCGTACCCCCGCGAACGGCTCCGCCGACGGGCCAAACCGGGCGGCGCGGGCACCTGCCGTCAGCGCCCTGCACCTGTCCGCCTTCCGCGCGTTGCGCACCCGCACCGTTCCGCTGGGGCCCGTCACCGTACTGACGGGGCCCAGCGGCACCGGCAAGTCCACCGTCCTGGAGGCCTACGAGGCCCTGGCCCGACTCGGCCAGGGCAGCCCGCTGGACGAGGTCTTCGACACACCGGCCCCGCACTCCGCCGGGCACTCGCCCTACGTACCGCGGACCGCGCGACCCGACCGCCAGGGGCGGCGCGGCTTCCGGCTCGGCTGCACCGTGGCGGGCCCGTCCGGACCGCTGCGCTTCGACGTCGCCGTACAGGCGGAGCCCGAACTGCGCGTGGTGGGCGAACGGTTGTCCGACAGCCGCGGCGGGACGCTGCTCTCCACGGCGCTGCGGGACCCGACACGGCGCGCAGTGGCGGCCACCTGTCCG
It encodes the following:
- a CDS encoding DUF3099 domain-containing protein; translated protein: MYARRRRRYFTLMAICLVLFISAWAFVRLWSVPAAVAMCAVAMVLPPLAAIVGNRREPDDRWWDEPAEGDPPPDDRWTGETGDDRGPWDDGGR
- a CDS encoding bifunctional salicylyl-CoA 5-hydroxylase/oxidoreductase; the protein is MTAAHPAPPPGRRALRVAVIGGGPGGLYAALLLKRLDPAREVTVYERDAPGETFGFGVVLSDETVGGIENADPEVFATLGEHLVRWDAIEVVHRGRTLTSGGHGFAALGRRTLLSVLHERCRGLGVVLRFRTQAPPAAQLARDHDLVVAADGVHSATRAAHADVFRPALTTHRCRYIWLSADFAPDAFRFEIAETPHGILQLHAYPYAPDRSTAVVEAREEVWRAAGLDRLDERAAADRCAALFPGTLRGRTLHGNRSRWTAFRTVVNEHWSHGNIVLLGDAAHTAHFSIGSGTKLAVEDALALAACLHEEPDLPAALAAYEAERKPVVRSTQRAAHASLTWFEELADHVAQPPHRFAFNLLTRSRRVTHANLRLRDPAFVAATEREAGIPPGTPPMFTPFRLRGLELRNRVVVSPMDMYRSEHGVPGDFHLVHLGARALGGAGLTMTEMVCVSESGRITPGCAGLWNDEQEAAWRRIAAFVHGQSPTAALGLQLGHSGRKGSTRRMWEGIDEPLPEGNWPLVAASPLPYRPGANQTPQELTPAGMAAIREEFTAAARRGARAGFDLLELHCAHGYLLSGFLSPLTNRRTDGYGGPLAARLRYPLEVFDAVREVWPAERPMTVRISATDWAPGGTTGEDAVRIAAAFAEHGADAIDVSTGQVVADERPALGRSYQTPFADRIRNRLGIPVIAVGAVSSWDDVNSLLLAGRADLCALARPHLYDPHWTLHAAAEQEYEGPGAPWPEPYRAGSRRPPTGRTDAPKPRLSL
- a CDS encoding enoyl-CoA hydratase family protein; translation: MSPFTGSAQRTEEWRHLRVAEEKGVTTVTLDRPEKLNALTFEAYADLRDLLAELSHRDRTRALVLAGEGRGFCSGGDVDEIIGATLRMDTARLLEFNRMTGQVVRALREAPFPVVAALHGVAAGAGAVLALAADFRVADPTARFAFLFTRVGLSGGDMGAAYLLPRVVGLGHATRILMLGEPVRAPEAERIGLLSQLVEEGEAGAAADALARRLADGPALAHAQTKALLTAELDLPLSGAVELDAATQALLMHGEDYQEFHAAFTEKRPPSWRGR